A genomic segment from Nicotiana tabacum cultivar K326 chromosome 9, ASM71507v2, whole genome shotgun sequence encodes:
- the LOC107787199 gene encoding glucosidase 2 subunit beta: MEIRAVPLLLLMCYALCLALIDRSESLHSNGISPQDENYYKGLSSGAIKCKDGSKKFTKDQLNDDFCDCPDGSDEPGTSACPNGKFYCKNAGHIPLSIYSSRVNDGICDCCDGSDEYDGQTKCPNTCWEAGKVAREKLNKKIATYQEGVTLRKKEVEEAKLAIAKEETELSKLKNEKKILKELVEQLKERKEQIEKAEEEERVKREKEKKDQKESEDAKVETTKSEEKAEVQEDAVKNDVHDKIGLLNGSPSDVVERPDEDMDKIEHDDQSHKDEVEQVPEDSQELDPTENTESLSKEELGRVIGSRWLGKKSERANEEVDAGTKSNYDSSDEGPTDSHEEEYHGYDSEDDEHKYEDDETEDPVEDLGGEDHDSSSSYKAESDDDSDFSDVTATSNPSWMEKIQRTMKSIIRSVNLFQTPVNISDAAHIRKEYDELSAKLSKVLSRISSLEKKLKQDFGPEKEFHSFYSQCFESKENKYTYKICPFKEATQVEGYSTTRLGNWDKFEDSYRTLQFSNGDKCWNGPDRSLKVKLRCGLKNELTDVDEPSRCEYMAFLSTPALCLEEKLKELQDKLEMMNKEQPQSHDEL; encoded by the exons ATGGAGATACGAGCAGTGCCACTCTTGTTATTAATGTGTTATGCTCTTTGTTTAGCTTTGATTGATAGATCGGAATCTCTTCACTCCAACGGAATTTCCCCTCAAg ATGAGAATTACTACAAGGGTTTGTCTTCGGGTGCTATAAAATGTAAAGATGGATCAAAGAAATTCACCAAGGATCAGCTCAATGATGATTTTTGTGACTGCCCAGATGGTTCCGATGAGCCAG GGACCTCAGCATGCCCCAACGGAAAATTTTATTGCAAAAATGCAGGACATATTCCTCTTTCAATATACTCGTCGAGGGTTAATGATGGCATTTGTG ATTGCTGTGATGGAAGTGACGAGTATGATGGCCAAACCAAGTGCCCAAATACGTGCTGGGAGGCTGGCAAAGTAGCTAGAGAAAAACTGAATAAAAAGATTGCTACATATCAGGAAGGTGTGACTCTTAGAAAGAAGGAGGTTGAAGAAGCTAAGTTGGCAATTGCGAAAGAGGAAACTGAACTATCCAAGTTGAAAAACGAGAAGAAGATACTTAAAGAGTTGGTTGAGCAGCTTAAGG AGCGCAAGGAACAAATAGAGAAGGCTGAGGAGGAAGAACGggtaaagagagaaaaagaaaagaaggatcAAAAGGAATCTGAAGATGCTAAAGTAGAGACAACTAAATCTGAGGAAAAAGCTGAAGTTCAAGAAGATGCTGTGAAGAACGACGTCCACGATAAGATTGGCCTCCTCAACGGCTCTCCATCT GATGTGGTAGAACGCCCTGACGAAGATATGGACAAAATCGAGCATGATGACCAGTCCCACAAGGATGAAGTTGAGCAGGTTCCTGAGGATTCTCAG GAGCTAGATCCTACTGAAAATACCGAATCATTGTCAAAAGAAGAGTTAGGTCGTGTTATTGGTTCTCGTTGGCTGGGAAAAAAAAGTGAGCGGGCAAATGAGGAGGTTGATGCTGGAACTAAGAGCAACTATGACAGCAGCGATGAAGGACCGACTGATAGTCATGAAGAGGAATACCATGGATATGATTCAGAGGATGATGAGCACAAGTATGAAGATGACGAAACTGAGGACCCAGTTGAAGATCTCGGGGGAGAGGACCACGATTCAAGTTCTTCATACAAGGCTGAATCTGATGATGATTCCGATTTCTCAG ATGTTACGGCCACAAGTAATCCTTCATGGATGGAGAAGATACAGCGAACAATGAAGAGCATTATCCGCTCTGTGAATTTGTTCCAAACTCCAGTGAACATTTCTG ATGCTGCCCATATACGCAAGGAATATGATGAGTTAAGTGCAAAGTTGTCAAAGGTCCTATCAAGGATATCTAGTTTGGAGAAAAAGCTCAAACAGGATTTTG GACCGGAGAAGGAGTTCCATTCATTCTATAGTCAATGCTTCGAGAGCAAGGAGAATAA GTACACATACAAGATTTGTCCTTTCAAAGAAGCAACCCAGGTCGAGGGCTACAGTACAACTCGTTTGGG GAATtgggataaatttgaggattctTATAGAACCTTGCAATTCTCAAACGGGGACAAGTGCTGGAATGGGCCAGATCGAAGTTTAAAG GTAAAATTAAGATGTGGCCTGAAAAATGAGTTGACTGATGTAGATGAGCCCAGCCGCTGCGA ATATATGGCATTTTTGTCTACCCCAGCTCTTTGTCTCGAAGAAAAGCTGAAG GAGCTCCAAGATAAACTAGAGATGATGAACAAGGAACAACCTCAGAGTCATGATGAACTGTGA
- the LOC107832453 gene encoding uncharacterized protein LOC107832453 isoform X1: protein MPWRARPKAGSTMAGVVNKFFITSLIMWAAPVAILYAFNHSLIPGVTDMSPHSMTLVSGFVAVISVNVVIAFYICLAMREPSDKHEPDPKFLAEAKASIKQLGKNQDGDSSETRSKQE, encoded by the exons ATGCCGTGGAGGGCAAGACCAAAG GCTGGTAGCACTATGGCTGGAGTCGTGAATAAGTTCTTTATCACTTCTTTGATTATGTGGGCAGCTCCCGTTGCAATTTTGTACGCCTTTAACCACAGCTTAATTCCTG GTGTAACTGATATGTCTCCCCATTCTATGACATTAGTGAGTGGATTTGTTGCCGTCATATCGGTCAATGTGGTTATTGCATTTTATATATGCTTGGCAATGAGAGAACCCTCAGATAAACATGAACCTGATCCTAAATTCCTGGCAGAGGCCAAAGCTAGCATAAAGCAGTTAGGGAAAAACCAAGATGGTGATTCTTCAGAAACCCGCTCTAAACAAGAGTGA
- the LOC107832453 gene encoding uncharacterized protein LOC107832453 isoform X2 — MAGVVNKFFITSLIMWAAPVAILYAFNHSLIPGVTDMSPHSMTLVSGFVAVISVNVVIAFYICLAMREPSDKHEPDPKFLAEAKASIKQLGKNQDGDSSETRSKQE; from the exons ATGGCTGGAGTCGTGAATAAGTTCTTTATCACTTCTTTGATTATGTGGGCAGCTCCCGTTGCAATTTTGTACGCCTTTAACCACAGCTTAATTCCTG GTGTAACTGATATGTCTCCCCATTCTATGACATTAGTGAGTGGATTTGTTGCCGTCATATCGGTCAATGTGGTTATTGCATTTTATATATGCTTGGCAATGAGAGAACCCTCAGATAAACATGAACCTGATCCTAAATTCCTGGCAGAGGCCAAAGCTAGCATAAAGCAGTTAGGGAAAAACCAAGATGGTGATTCTTCAGAAACCCGCTCTAAACAAGAGTGA